A window of the Campylobacter massiliensis genome harbors these coding sequences:
- a CDS encoding Fur family transcriptional regulator produces MMIENLEYDALLEKFKKILRDNGLKYTQQREVLLKTLYNNDEHFTPERLYFFIKETYPDLNVGIATVYRTLNLLEEAEMVTSISFGSQGKKFELATKPHHDHMICRRCGTIIEFEDATIEKRQANIAKEHGFKLTGHMMQLYGVCKECNAKEAKGGK; encoded by the coding sequence ATGATTGAGAATTTAGAATACGACGCGCTTCTTGAGAAATTTAAAAAAATTTTGAGAGATAACGGGCTAAAATACACGCAACAGCGAGAAGTTCTACTAAAGACGCTCTATAACAACGACGAGCATTTCACTCCGGAGAGACTTTATTTTTTCATTAAAGAGACCTATCCTGACTTAAACGTCGGTATCGCGACCGTTTATAGGACGCTAAATTTGCTTGAAGAAGCCGAGATGGTAACCTCTATCAGCTTTGGCTCGCAAGGTAAAAAATTCGAGCTCGCAACCAAGCCTCACCACGATCACATGATATGCCGCAGATGCGGAACTATCATCGAATTTGAAGACGCAACCATAGAAAAAAGACAAGCAAATATCGCAAAAGAACACGGCTTTAAGCTAACCGGACACATGATGCAGCTTTACGGAGTGTGCAAAGAGTGCAATGCCAAAGAGGCAAAGGGCGGCAAGTGA
- the lysS gene encoding lysine--tRNA ligase, which yields MFENQLEIQRLETANELRDAGINPYPHFLRRDMDITKFRLKFKHIIDTEEKSAEGQLVSLAGRIKLIRDAGKAIFANIEDEDGNLQIYFSNKTLDPDWFKVVKKNIEVGDIIYVRGYAFVTRTGEFSMHVSELTLASKAISPLPEKFHGLTDIETRYRQRYLDMIMNPEVRADFKRRSVIVSTIRRFFEDKGFLEVETPMMHPIPGGANAKPFVTFHNALGVERFLRIAPELYLKRLIVGGFDAVYEMNRNFRNEGMDLTHNPEFTSIEFYWAWHTYHDLMGLTEELFNVLLDKLDMPKIIEFDGMQIDFSKPFKRISYKKALVEIGGLDEAIIGDKDKILAKLKADGFEANAKLDLGHLQAELFDNYVESKLTDPTFIIDYPISISPLSRRSDANPDIAERFELFIAGRELANGFNELNDPIDQYGRFASQIEAKNAGDDEAHEMDEDYVRALGYAMPPTAGQGIGIDRLVMLLTNKKSIRDVVLFPAMRPQKNETKEN from the coding sequence ATATTTGAAAATCAACTGGAGATCCAGAGGCTAGAGACCGCAAACGAGTTAAGAGATGCCGGTATAAATCCATATCCGCACTTTTTGCGCCGCGATATGGATATAACTAAATTTAGGCTCAAATTTAAACATATAATAGACACTGAAGAAAAGAGTGCCGAAGGCCAGCTAGTAAGCCTAGCCGGACGGATTAAGCTCATCAGGGATGCGGGCAAGGCGATATTTGCCAACATCGAGGATGAGGACGGCAATCTCCAAATTTACTTTAGCAACAAGACGCTTGATCCCGATTGGTTTAAGGTCGTAAAGAAAAATATCGAAGTAGGCGACATCATATATGTGCGTGGATATGCCTTCGTCACGCGAACGGGTGAATTTTCGATGCACGTTAGCGAGCTAACTTTAGCGTCTAAGGCCATTTCGCCGCTTCCGGAGAAATTCCACGGACTAACGGACATCGAGACTAGATACCGCCAGAGATACCTTGATATGATAATGAATCCGGAGGTTAGGGCTGATTTTAAGCGCCGCTCGGTTATCGTTAGCACGATTCGTAGATTTTTCGAGGACAAGGGCTTTTTAGAGGTTGAGACTCCTATGATGCATCCGATCCCGGGCGGAGCTAACGCTAAGCCTTTTGTAACATTTCACAACGCGCTTGGCGTGGAGAGATTTTTGCGCATCGCGCCCGAGCTTTATCTAAAGCGTCTCATCGTGGGCGGCTTTGATGCGGTTTACGAGATGAATAGAAATTTCCGCAACGAGGGTATGGACCTAACGCATAATCCCGAATTTACAAGTATCGAGTTTTACTGGGCGTGGCATACTTATCACGATTTGATGGGGCTAACCGAGGAGCTATTTAACGTGCTTCTCGATAAACTCGATATGCCTAAAATCATCGAATTTGACGGTATGCAGATCGATTTTAGCAAGCCGTTTAAACGAATAAGCTACAAAAAAGCGCTCGTAGAAATCGGCGGACTAGACGAAGCAATCATTGGCGATAAGGATAAAATTTTAGCTAAGCTCAAAGCGGACGGCTTTGAGGCAAATGCCAAGCTTGATTTAGGGCATTTGCAGGCCGAGCTTTTCGATAATTACGTAGAGAGCAAACTAACCGATCCGACGTTTATCATCGACTATCCGATTTCTATTAGTCCGCTTTCTCGCAGAAGCGACGCAAATCCAGATATAGCGGAGAGATTTGAGCTATTTATCGCAGGGCGCGAGCTGGCTAACGGTTTTAACGAGCTAAACGACCCGATCGATCAATACGGTCGTTTCGCTTCGCAGATCGAAGCCAAAAACGCCGGCGACGACGAAGCTCACGAGATGGACGAGGACTATGTGAGGGCTCTTGGCTACGCGATGCCGCCGACGGCCGGGCAGGGCATCGGCATAGATAGGCTCGTGATGCTACTAACTAATAAAAAATCCATCCGCGACGTGGTGCTTTTCCCTGCGATGAGACCTCAAAAAAACGAAACCAAGGAGAATTAA
- a CDS encoding serine hydroxymethyltransferase, whose product MSLQSYDKEIFDLVNLELKRQCDHLEMIASENFTYPEVMEVMGSVLTNKYAEGYPGKRYYGGCEYVDQIEQLAIDRCKELFGCEFANVQPNSGSQANQGVYGALLNPGDKILGMDLSHGGHLTHGAKVSSSGKIYQSFFYGVELDGRINYDKVMEIAQIVKPKMIVCGASAYTREIEFKKFREIADAVGAILFADVAHIAGLVVAGEHQNPFPHCDVVSSTTHKTLRGPRGGIIMTNNEEYAKKINSSIFPGIQGGPLVHVIAAKAVGFKHNLSLEWKIYAKQVKANIKKLAEVLVKRGFDLVSGGTDNHLVLMSFLNRDFSGKDADIALGNAGITVNKNTVPGETRSPFITSGIRIGSPALTARGMKEAEFEIIANKIADVLSDINNAELQSTVKAELKELASKFIIYDRATY is encoded by the coding sequence ATGAGTTTGCAAAGTTACGATAAAGAAATTTTTGATTTAGTAAATTTAGAACTAAAACGCCAATGCGACCACCTCGAGATGATCGCGAGCGAAAATTTTACCTACCCTGAAGTAATGGAAGTAATGGGCTCGGTTCTAACTAATAAATACGCAGAAGGCTATCCCGGCAAACGCTACTACGGCGGCTGCGAATACGTCGATCAGATCGAGCAGCTAGCGATCGATCGCTGCAAAGAGCTTTTTGGTTGCGAATTTGCAAACGTACAGCCAAACTCGGGCTCGCAGGCAAACCAGGGCGTTTACGGCGCGCTTTTAAATCCTGGCGATAAAATTTTAGGCATGGATCTAAGCCACGGCGGACACCTAACTCACGGCGCAAAGGTAAGCAGCTCGGGTAAAATTTACCAGAGCTTTTTCTACGGCGTGGAGCTTGACGGACGCATAAACTACGACAAAGTGATGGAAATCGCGCAAATCGTAAAACCTAAGATGATCGTGTGCGGCGCAAGCGCATATACGCGCGAGATAGAATTTAAGAAATTCCGCGAGATCGCCGATGCAGTAGGCGCTATACTCTTTGCAGACGTAGCTCACATCGCCGGTCTGGTCGTAGCCGGAGAGCATCAAAATCCTTTCCCGCACTGCGACGTGGTGAGCTCGACTACGCACAAGACGCTTCGCGGACCTCGCGGCGGTATCATCATGACAAATAACGAAGAGTACGCCAAAAAGATAAATTCATCCATCTTCCCTGGCATTCAGGGCGGACCGCTAGTTCACGTCATCGCGGCAAAGGCGGTAGGCTTTAAGCATAACCTTTCGCTTGAATGGAAAATTTACGCTAAGCAAGTTAAGGCAAACATTAAAAAACTAGCCGAAGTTTTAGTAAAACGCGGCTTTGATTTAGTTAGCGGCGGTACCGATAACCATCTAGTTTTAATGAGCTTTTTAAACCGCGATTTTAGCGGTAAAGACGCTGACATCGCGCTAGGAAATGCGGGCATAACCGTAAATAAAAATACCGTTCCTGGAGAAACTAGAAGTCCGTTTATCACGAGCGGTATCCGAATCGGAAGTCCAGCGCTTACGGCCCGCGGTATGAAAGAGGCGGAATTTGAGATCATCGCAAATAAAATCGCCGACGTGCTAAGTGATATCAATAATGCCGAGCTTCAAAGCACGGTAAAAGCCGAGCTAAAAGAGCTTGCGAGCAAATTTATCATCTACGACAGGGCGACTTATTAA